The sequence below is a genomic window from Methylotuvimicrobium alcaliphilum 20Z.
CTCCAGGGCTTGTTTAAGGCGATTGCGTTCCAGCATGTCTTGATAACTCGGTATGGCTAATGTCGCTATAATGCCGGCGATTGTAATCGTGATCAGTAATTCCAAGGCGGTAAAGCCGGTTTCGTTCATTTTTGTTGGCAGGTGTTTATTCATTTCTATACCTCTTGTAAGAATGTATAGTGACCGCCAATGCCTTATCGGATTTTTCTGACCGTTAGACATTTAACGGCTATTATTGTTTTAATTTTAGAACAGGAATTTGAAATGACACGCAAATTTGAAGGTTTTACATTAATTGAATTAATGATAGCAGTTGCCGTGATCGGTATTTTGGCAGCGATTGCTTATCCGTCTTATACAAGCTACGTCATGAAGGCGAGGCGATCGGATGCGAAAGCGGGGTTGTTGAGTTTGCAATTGGCTCAAGAAAAATATCGGGCAAACAATCCGACGTATGGAGATTTGACGGATATCGGTTTGAGTGCCAGTTCGCCTGATGGCCATTATACGATTGGCGTGACGCTGGCCAATAATGATACAACTTATACGGCCACGGCCGCTCCAACGGGAGTTCAGGCCGGGGATAAGTGCGGTACTTTTCAGATTACCAATGCTGGCGTTAAGTCTGTGACCGGCACTGCTACCGATTGTTGGTAAAACAGCTGCGTAGGTTTGCGCAGCGTAACCCGACATTTGGTGCGGATGCGTCGGGTTACGGCTCGCGCCTAACCCGACCTACGCTGCTAGCCGTAACCCGACATATTGCCAACCCGAAGAATCGTTGGCCTTTCTGTCGGGTTACGCTGACGCTAACCCGACCTACGCAATTGCCAAATTTTACTTTATTCGGGGTTTCGCCATGCATTATCGCCGAGTTTATATCAACGGGGGCAGCTATTTTTTTACCGTGGTGACCGAAAAGCGCCGGAAATTATTCGCCGATTACGACAATGTGAAGCTTCTGCGCTCGGCGTTTAAAAAGATCATGCAAAAACGGCCATTTGTGATTGATGCCGCCGTTGTCTTGCCCGATCATTTGCATTTTATCTGGACATTGCCCGAACAGGATTATGATTATTCAACCCGCTGGCGTTTGATCAAAACGGAATTTACCAAAAAACTGCCAAATAAACCCCAAGTTCAAAATGCTAACCGTAAAAATAAACAGCAACAGGATGTTTGGCAGCATCGTGGTTGGGAACATTGCTTGCGGAACGAGCGGGACTTCCAACAACATATTGAGTATATCCACTATAACCCGGTCAAACATGGATGGGTCAAGCGTGCCTCCGACTGGCCCTATTCCAGTATTCATCGCTATATAAAGATGGGTCTATTAAGCGAACACTGGGGTGTCGACGTAATTGATTTTGATGATGATATTGGGCATGAATAGCTAGCCGTAACCCGACATTTGGTGCGGATGCGTTGGGTTACGGCTCGCGCCTAATCCGACCTACGCTGCTTGTGGTCTCCCACGGGAAATTCGGAATAGCCAAATTCGTTCGCCAGCCGGCTCGAAATTGCCTGGCTGGTCGTGTTGACGGCACGCAACTCGATATTTATTTATCGTTTCCACGCGAAGCGTCACAGCTTTAAGTTATGGCTAAGATTGATGTTTTTTGCCAGAATCAGCGTAGAATGATTGCCTTAAGAATTACCTCTGCTACCGCTATGAACGAATCCGCTCCGGACGAATACGATAGCCCTTGGAAAGAAGCGGTTGAGCGCTACTTTCCGGAATTCATGGCGTTTTATTTTCCGGACGCCGCGAATCTGATCGATTGGAACCAAGCCTATACGTTTTTGGATCAGGAATTACGCGCGGTCGTTCGAGATGCGACGCTTGGGAAACGCTTCGTCGACAAATTGGTCCAAGTGATGTTGCTCGATGGCGTTGAGCAATGGGTCTATATCCATGTCGAAGTGCAGGGCTCCAAACAAGCGCGTTTTGCCAAGCGCATGTTTACTTATAATTACCGAATTTTCGACCGTTATGATCGACCCGTGGCCAGTCTGGCGGTTTTGGCGGACGAGCATCCCGGTTGGAAGCCCGATTGTTTCGGCTATAGCGTGCTAGGTAGCGAGACGTCGATTCGGTTTCCTGTCGCCAAAATTACCGATTATCATGATCGTTTGGAAGCTTTGTTGACTGAGCATAATCCGTTTGCCATCGTGACTGCGGCCCATATTCTGACCCAGCAAACGCGAGGCGATGATCGTTTTCGCTTTCAGGCCAAATGGCGTCTGATACGTTTGCTTTATGAGCGGGGTTGGGACAAGCAGCGTGTCATTGATCTATTTCAGGTGATCGATTGGATGATGAGATTGCCGAAAGAGCTGGAGCGGCAATTGTGGCATAACATTCATGAACTCGAGGAGCATGGCAAAATGCAATATATATCAAGTGTGGAACGTATTGGCTTGGAAAAAGGCTTGGAAAAAGGCTTGGAAAAGGGCATGGAAAAAGGAAAATTGGAAGCGGAGCAAAACACGCTGCGGCGTCAGATTTCCCGCCGGTTCAAAACCTTACCGGCTTGGGCGGATGAACGTATTGCACAGGCCGGTCAAAGCGAATTAGAGCAATGGCTGGACAACATTATCGATGCGCCCACGATAGAAGCGGTGTTCGAGACCGATAATTCAACGCATTGATTGCCGGATTCCAGTTTGCTTTTGGCCCCCCTCTTTGCTTGGGAATGCAGCTTCACTGCCATTAAGTTAAGGACTTTTCTGTTCACCCTGGGCCCTTCGGCTGCGCACAGGAGAGCCTTGTCGAAGGGGCAATGGAGAAGTCCGAGTCGATAAGTTAAGCCGTCCATGGTTCGACAGGCTCACCACGAACGGCTTAACTTAACCTGATTTGCAAGTTTCTTCAGCTAAAGCCCAAAAACCAGCATATCCCTAGCAAGACGGGGTTTGCAACCCCGTCCTAAACGTTTTGACTTTGGCCGAAGTTAGCCGAAATGTTTAGGGCAAACCGAAACGTTGGGGACGGGTTAAATAACCCGT
It includes:
- a CDS encoding type IV pilin protein; translated protein: MPYRIFLTVRHLTAIIVLILEQEFEMTRKFEGFTLIELMIAVAVIGILAAIAYPSYTSYVMKARRSDAKAGLLSLQLAQEKYRANNPTYGDLTDIGLSASSPDGHYTIGVTLANNDTTYTATAAPTGVQAGDKCGTFQITNAGVKSVTGTATDCW
- a CDS encoding RpnC/YadD family protein; protein product: MNESAPDEYDSPWKEAVERYFPEFMAFYFPDAANLIDWNQAYTFLDQELRAVVRDATLGKRFVDKLVQVMLLDGVEQWVYIHVEVQGSKQARFAKRMFTYNYRIFDRYDRPVASLAVLADEHPGWKPDCFGYSVLGSETSIRFPVAKITDYHDRLEALLTEHNPFAIVTAAHILTQQTRGDDRFRFQAKWRLIRLLYERGWDKQRVIDLFQVIDWMMRLPKELERQLWHNIHELEEHGKMQYISSVERIGLEKGLEKGLEKGMEKGKLEAEQNTLRRQISRRFKTLPAWADERIAQAGQSELEQWLDNIIDAPTIEAVFETDNSTH
- a CDS encoding REP-associated tyrosine transposase, encoding MHYRRVYINGGSYFFTVVTEKRRKLFADYDNVKLLRSAFKKIMQKRPFVIDAAVVLPDHLHFIWTLPEQDYDYSTRWRLIKTEFTKKLPNKPQVQNANRKNKQQQDVWQHRGWEHCLRNERDFQQHIEYIHYNPVKHGWVKRASDWPYSSIHRYIKMGLLSEHWGVDVIDFDDDIGHE